From Proteiniborus sp. MB09-C3, the proteins below share one genomic window:
- a CDS encoding MurR/RpiR family transcriptional regulator → MEDKKKDLMKVIQMNFTRLSKGQRLIAEYIMSNYDKAAFMTAAKLGEVVGVSESTVVRFALTLGFAGYPSLQRALQELIKNKLTTVQRLSMSGEYSDNEVGLKKVLRTDMENIKATIDEINVETFDKVIDSILGAKRVYILGLRSSTALADYLGFYLGIIVDDVKVIRTGISDIFEQLIRVTKDDLVIGISYPRYSRRTLDALKYVKAQQCKVVGITDSLISPIASIADYTLIARSNMLSFVDSLVAPMSLLNALIIAIGMRERDDIGQYFNELENIWKEYNVYDNKDKSYGSDNKGTD, encoded by the coding sequence ATGGAAGATAAAAAGAAGGATCTAATGAAAGTTATTCAGATGAATTTTACAAGGCTTAGTAAAGGACAAAGACTTATTGCAGAGTATATTATGTCTAACTATGATAAAGCAGCATTTATGACTGCTGCAAAATTAGGAGAAGTGGTCGGAGTAAGTGAGTCTACAGTAGTGAGGTTCGCTTTGACCTTAGGATTTGCTGGATATCCAAGTTTACAAAGAGCATTACAGGAGCTTATAAAAAACAAACTCACAACTGTCCAAAGATTGAGTATGTCTGGGGAGTATTCAGATAATGAGGTAGGTCTGAAAAAGGTTCTAAGGACTGATATGGAGAATATAAAGGCTACCATAGATGAGATAAACGTTGAAACCTTTGATAAGGTTATAGATAGTATTTTAGGAGCTAAAAGGGTATATATATTGGGCCTTCGTAGCTCAACCGCATTAGCAGATTATTTAGGGTTCTATTTGGGAATAATCGTAGACGACGTTAAGGTTATAAGGACAGGAATAAGTGATATTTTTGAGCAGCTCATCAGAGTAACAAAGGATGATTTAGTAATAGGAATAAGCTATCCCCGATATTCTAGGAGAACCTTAGATGCACTTAAATATGTAAAAGCACAGCAATGTAAGGTTGTGGGTATTACCGATAGTTTGATTTCTCCAATAGCTAGCATAGCAGACTATACACTTATTGCTAGGAGCAACATGTTGTCTTTTGTTGACTCCTTGGTAGCACCTATGAGCCTACTAAACGCACTGATAATTGCAATAGGCATGAGAGAAAGAGATGATATAGGACAATATTTTAATGAACTAGAGAATATTTGGAAGGAATACAATGTTTACGATAACAAGGATAAATCATATGGTAGTGATAATAAAGGGACTGATTAA
- a CDS encoding 2-oxoacid:acceptor oxidoreductase family protein: MSSQYEIRLSGSGGQGLILAGIILAEAAIEDGKNAIQSQSYGPEARGGASKAEVIISDEEIHYPKVKDSDLLLALTQLSCDKYIDTLKKGGTLVVDSSIDHPKRDDINIISIPILDTANDKLMKPLVANIVALGAINCISQIVSKESLISAVLARVPKGTEALNEKALEEGMKLIKESKE; encoded by the coding sequence ATGTCTAGTCAATATGAAATACGACTAAGCGGTTCAGGAGGACAAGGATTAATATTGGCTGGTATAATTTTAGCCGAGGCTGCAATTGAAGATGGGAAAAACGCCATACAATCTCAGTCATATGGTCCTGAGGCCAGAGGTGGAGCAAGTAAAGCAGAAGTTATAATAAGTGACGAGGAGATTCATTATCCTAAAGTAAAGGATAGCGATCTATTATTAGCTCTAACTCAGCTTTCTTGTGATAAATACATTGATACTTTAAAAAAAGGTGGTACATTGGTAGTTGATAGCAGTATTGATCATCCAAAGAGAGATGACATTAATATAATTAGTATTCCAATACTAGATACTGCAAATGATAAGTTGATGAAGCCCTTAGTTGCAAATATTGTTGCACTTGGTGCAATTAATTGTATTTCTCAAATAGTCTCAAAAGAATCTTTGATAAGTGCAGTTTTAGCTAGAGTACCTAAGGGAACAGAAGCTTTAAATGAAAAAGCATTAGAGGAAGGTATGAAGCTTATAAAAGAAAGCAAGGAATGA
- a CDS encoding 2-oxoacid:ferredoxin oxidoreductase subunit beta: MPSKLVETYFRSNKLPHIWCPGCSNGIVMRSIAKAIDNLGLDKDNVCIVSGIGCSSRATGYMDFNTLHTTHGRALAFATGIKMANPKLEVIVITGDGDCAAIGGNHLIHSARRNIGITTIVFNNNIYGMTGGQYSPATPTGAIGTTAPYGNIDSNFDLCQLVKAAGATYVARTTAYHANMVISQVEEGIKNKGFSFVEVASICPTYFGRKNKMGNAVDMMNYLKESSVNIKAAEKLADDQIVGKLVIGEFHKVARTEYTEEYQKIIDSFQKER, encoded by the coding sequence GTGCCTAGCAAACTTGTTGAAACTTATTTTAGATCAAATAAATTACCTCATATTTGGTGTCCTGGATGCAGCAATGGCATAGTCATGAGGTCAATTGCTAAAGCTATCGATAATTTAGGCTTAGATAAGGATAATGTATGTATAGTGTCTGGAATCGGATGTTCTTCAAGAGCTACTGGCTACATGGATTTCAATACTTTGCATACTACCCATGGAAGAGCCTTAGCCTTTGCAACAGGAATAAAGATGGCAAACCCAAAGCTAGAAGTAATAGTTATCACAGGTGATGGAGATTGTGCCGCAATAGGAGGAAACCATCTAATTCATTCTGCAAGGAGAAACATTGGTATTACTACAATTGTGTTTAATAATAATATATATGGTATGACTGGAGGTCAATATTCGCCTGCAACGCCTACTGGTGCTATTGGAACAACTGCTCCCTATGGAAATATTGATTCTAATTTTGATTTATGTCAACTTGTAAAGGCTGCTGGTGCAACCTATGTTGCGAGGACAACAGCTTACCATGCTAACATGGTCATTAGTCAAGTTGAAGAAGGTATTAAAAACAAAGGATTTTCATTTGTTGAAGTTGCAAGTATATGTCCAACATATTTTGGAAGAAAAAACAAAATGGGAAACGCAGTTGATATGATGAATTATTTAAAAGAAAGCTCAGTAAATATTAAAGCAGCTGAAAAATTAGCTGATGATCAGATTGTAGGAAAGCTTGTAATCGGAGAATTTCATAAAGTTGCTAGAACTGAATATACTGAGGAGTACCAAAAAATAATCGATAGTTTTCAAAAGGAGAGATAG
- a CDS encoding 2-oxoacid:acceptor oxidoreductase subunit alpha, whose amino-acid sequence MDSKRIKLMQGNEACVEGAIAAGMRFYAGYPITPSTEIAEISAEKLPKIGGKFIQMEDEIASMGAVIGASLAGLKSMTATSGPGFSLKQENLGYAAIAEVPCVVVNVQRGGPSTGLPTAPAQGDVMQARWGTHGDHPIIALTPSSVRETFDLTVKAFNFAEKYRTPVILLMDEVIGHLREKIEIPNIEEIEIIDRMRPEKSSTQYKPYEVLEGEIAPRMISFGEGYRYHVTGLVHDETGFPSGKPEVAEKLVSRLVNKVELNKNDISIYEEYMLDDAEIAIIAYGGTARSAKCAVELARQQGIKVGLFRPMTIWPFLDKQIAKLSEKIKTIIVAEMNLGQYVLEVERVANKYSNVHRCNRVNGELISPDEILAKIKEVY is encoded by the coding sequence ATGGACAGTAAAAGGATTAAGTTAATGCAGGGAAATGAAGCTTGTGTTGAGGGAGCAATTGCTGCAGGAATGAGATTTTATGCAGGATATCCAATTACACCATCAACTGAAATAGCTGAGATTTCTGCTGAAAAGTTACCCAAAATTGGTGGCAAGTTTATACAGATGGAAGACGAAATAGCTAGTATGGGAGCTGTCATAGGAGCTTCATTGGCTGGATTAAAATCAATGACTGCTACTAGTGGACCTGGTTTCTCTTTAAAGCAAGAGAATCTTGGTTATGCTGCCATTGCAGAAGTACCCTGTGTAGTTGTAAATGTCCAAAGAGGAGGCCCCAGCACTGGTTTACCAACAGCTCCTGCACAAGGAGATGTAATGCAAGCAAGATGGGGAACCCATGGTGATCATCCAATTATTGCACTTACACCATCATCAGTTAGAGAAACCTTTGACTTAACAGTAAAAGCCTTTAATTTTGCAGAAAAATATAGAACTCCTGTAATATTGCTAATGGACGAAGTTATAGGTCATCTTAGAGAAAAGATTGAGATACCTAATATTGAAGAGATTGAAATTATTGATAGAATGAGACCGGAAAAAAGTAGTACTCAATACAAGCCTTATGAGGTTTTGGAAGGAGAAATTGCACCTAGAATGATTTCATTTGGTGAAGGATATAGATATCATGTTACTGGTCTTGTACATGATGAAACCGGTTTCCCAAGTGGAAAACCTGAAGTAGCAGAAAAGCTAGTATCAAGACTTGTAAACAAGGTGGAGTTAAATAAAAATGATATATCTATATATGAAGAATATATGCTAGATGATGCTGAAATCGCAATTATAGCCTATGGTGGAACTGCTAGATCTGCAAAATGTGCAGTTGAACTAGCTAGACAACAAGGTATAAAAGTTGGATTATTTAGACCAATGACAATATGGCCATTTTTAGATAAGCAAATTGCTAAACTATCAGAAAAAATAAAAACGATTATAGTAGCAGAAATGAATTTGGGTCAATATGTTTTGGAAGTAGAAAGAGTAGCTAATAAATATTCTAATGTACACAGATGTAATAGAGTAAATGGTGAATTGATATCACCTGATGAAATTCTAGCTAAGATTAAGGAGGTCTATTAA
- a CDS encoding 4Fe-4S binding protein, producing the protein MATTSEKVLKLNVEWCKGCGICVEFCPKNVLGLEHGKIKIKNIEACIKCGQCELRCPDYAIYLGGREDGQ; encoded by the coding sequence TTGGCTACCACAAGTGAAAAAGTACTTAAACTTAATGTAGAGTGGTGTAAAGGTTGTGGGATTTGTGTAGAGTTTTGCCCCAAAAATGTTCTAGGACTTGAACATGGCAAAATAAAAATCAAAAACATAGAGGCATGTATTAAATGTGGACAGTGCGAGCTAAGATGCCCGGATTATGCAATTTACTTAGGAGGTAGGGAAGATGGACAGTAA
- a CDS encoding oxaloacetate decarboxylase subunit alpha, which translates to MTKPKITETIFRDAHQSLIATRMRTDEMLPIAGRLDEVGFHSLEVWGGATFDACLRFLNEDPWERLRKLRKVIKKTKLQMLLRGQNLLGYKNYPDDVVEEFVKKSIDNGIDIIRIFDALNDVRNLRTSIEATKKAGGHAQAAISYTISPVHDIEYYVKLSKEMENMGADSICIKDMSGILLPYTAYELVSKLKNEVKIPLQLHSHFTSGVANQTYMKGVEAGVDIIDTALSPFSMGTSQPSTESMIASLKNSPYDTGLDLSLVADIADYLKPIREKYIKEGILNPKVLGVDSRTLINQVPGGMLSNLVSQLEKQGSLEKFDKVLNEIPKVREDLGFPPLVTPMSQMVGTQAVFNVILGERYKMVPSEVRNYVKGLYGKPAVPISDDIKEKIIGDEKVYTGRPADLLEPQLEKIKNEIREYIEQDEDVLTYASFPQVAISFFQYRQTEKYKIDSSLLNVEEKTYPI; encoded by the coding sequence ATGACTAAACCAAAAATTACGGAGACGATTTTTAGAGATGCTCATCAATCTTTAATTGCTACACGAATGAGAACGGATGAAATGCTTCCTATTGCAGGAAGACTAGATGAGGTCGGATTTCACTCCTTGGAGGTATGGGGAGGAGCCACTTTTGATGCTTGTTTAAGGTTTTTGAACGAGGATCCATGGGAAAGACTTAGAAAGCTAAGGAAAGTAATTAAAAAGACCAAGCTTCAAATGCTTCTTAGGGGACAAAATCTTTTGGGGTATAAAAATTATCCTGATGATGTGGTTGAAGAATTTGTGAAAAAATCTATTGATAATGGTATTGATATTATAAGAATATTTGATGCATTAAATGATGTCAGAAATCTAAGAACTTCAATAGAAGCTACGAAAAAAGCTGGAGGACATGCTCAGGCTGCTATTTCTTATACCATAAGTCCAGTCCATGATATTGAATACTATGTTAAATTATCAAAAGAAATGGAGAATATGGGAGCAGATTCTATTTGTATAAAGGATATGTCTGGAATACTGTTACCATATACTGCTTATGAATTAGTTAGTAAATTAAAAAATGAGGTTAAGATTCCATTACAACTCCATTCTCACTTTACCAGTGGTGTTGCTAATCAAACATACATGAAAGGAGTAGAAGCAGGAGTTGATATTATAGATACGGCTCTTTCACCTTTTAGTATGGGAACAAGTCAGCCATCTACTGAATCTATGATTGCATCATTAAAGAATTCTCCCTATGATACTGGGCTAGATTTAAGCTTGGTTGCTGATATTGCAGATTACTTAAAGCCCATAAGGGAAAAGTACATTAAAGAAGGTATTTTAAATCCTAAGGTTTTAGGAGTAGACAGTAGAACTCTTATAAATCAGGTTCCAGGTGGTATGCTCTCAAATCTAGTTTCTCAGCTTGAAAAGCAAGGCTCCCTAGAAAAGTTTGACAAGGTTCTTAATGAAATTCCAAAGGTTAGAGAAGACTTAGGGTTTCCTCCATTGGTGACACCAATGAGTCAAATGGTAGGCACTCAAGCCGTTTTTAATGTAATATTAGGAGAACGGTATAAAATGGTTCCTTCAGAAGTCAGAAACTATGTAAAGGGACTTTATGGTAAGCCAGCAGTTCCTATTTCAGACGATATTAAGGAAAAAATAATTGGCGATGAAAAAGTGTATACTGGCAGACCAGCGGATTTATTAGAGCCACAGCTTGAGAAGATAAAAAATGAAATAAGAGAATACATTGAGCAAGATGAAGATGTATTGACTTATGCTTCTTTTCCACAAGTTGCAATTAGCTTTTTTCAATATAGACAGACTGAAAAATATAAAATAGATAGTTCATTGCTTAATGTAGAAGAAAAAACTTATCCAATATAG
- a CDS encoding class I SAM-dependent methyltransferase, whose translation MYKYFNNVVSIAKALMIKRISKGNIVVDATVGNGNDTLLLAQLVGEEGKVYGFDIQESAINNTNLKLIENNFNESVYLIKDSHENIDQYVVDKADLIVFNLGYLPGGSHDIVTKAETTVIALEKSLDLLKENGLLLVTTYVGHNEGKTEDRQINKYFSVIDQKKFNVLKFEFINQINYPPVLYCVEKNKL comes from the coding sequence GTGTACAAATATTTTAACAATGTTGTGAGTATTGCTAAAGCGCTAATGATAAAAAGGATTTCGAAGGGAAATATCGTTGTAGATGCCACAGTGGGAAATGGAAATGATACTCTTTTACTTGCCCAACTGGTTGGAGAAGAAGGAAAAGTTTATGGATTCGATATTCAAGAATCTGCAATAAATAATACTAATTTAAAATTAATTGAGAATAATTTTAATGAAAGTGTATATTTAATAAAAGATAGTCATGAAAATATTGATCAGTATGTAGTAGATAAAGCTGATTTAATTGTTTTTAATTTAGGCTACTTACCTGGAGGAAGTCATGATATAGTTACGAAGGCGGAAACTACGGTTATTGCACTAGAAAAAAGCTTAGATTTACTTAAGGAAAATGGTTTGCTATTAGTTACAACATATGTAGGTCATAACGAAGGAAAAACAGAAGATAGGCAGATTAATAAATACTTTTCGGTCATAGACCAGAAGAAATTTAATGTCCTAAAATTTGAGTTCATCAATCAAATTAATTACCCACCTGTGCTTTATTGTGTAGAGAAAAATAAATTATAA
- a CDS encoding GNAT family N-acetyltransferase, with the protein MIVVRKTENSEENAAIAEMSRGYKIDNNMSDNSVSYVLEDNGKIVGGCNISINNDYAILNFLMINENKRGDNLGDGLLRAVLNYCLINGIKKAFFIGDNQYFIKKGFSKAKKIDEKLALTAALDTDIILACNIEEFFKKGCCSCRRS; encoded by the coding sequence ATGATAGTGGTTAGAAAAACAGAAAATAGTGAAGAAAATGCAGCTATTGCTGAAATGTCAAGAGGATATAAGATAGATAATAATATGAGTGATAACAGTGTATCCTATGTTTTAGAGGATAATGGCAAGATAGTTGGAGGCTGTAATATAAGTATTAATAATGACTATGCTATATTGAATTTCCTAATGATTAATGAAAATAAAAGAGGAGACAACTTAGGCGATGGGCTATTAAGGGCTGTTTTAAATTATTGCTTAATAAATGGTATAAAGAAAGCCTTTTTTATTGGAGATAATCAATACTTTATTAAAAAGGGTTTTTCTAAGGCTAAAAAAATTGATGAGAAATTAGCTTTAACTGCAGCATTAGATACGGATATTATTTTAGCATGTAATATAGAAGAGTTTTTTAAAAAGGGCTGTTGCTCTTGCAGAAGGAGCTGA
- a CDS encoding pseudouridine synthase — protein MRLQKFMAQCGIASRRKSEEIIADKRVKVNGIIITELGHKIDPLHDIITVDNKRIKHREKKVYIIMNKPKGYVTTVSDEYNRKTVLDLIKNIKERVYPVGRLDYDTSGLLLLTNDGELAYRLIHPKYEVVKTYIATVKGKPIEEELERFRNGLEIDGHITSEAEIEVLSSINDKSVVKIQIHEGKNRQIRKMCDKIGHPVTSLKRIAIGDLELGTLKKGCWRFLNDKEIEYLKKI, from the coding sequence ATGAGGTTACAAAAGTTTATGGCACAATGTGGAATTGCATCTAGGAGAAAATCAGAAGAGATAATAGCTGATAAAAGAGTAAAAGTTAATGGAATAATCATAACTGAGCTAGGTCATAAGATAGATCCGTTACACGATATCATTACTGTTGATAACAAGAGAATTAAGCATAGAGAAAAAAAGGTGTATATTATTATGAATAAGCCTAAAGGATATGTTACTACAGTATCAGATGAATATAATAGAAAGACAGTGCTGGACTTAATAAAAAATATAAAGGAAAGAGTATATCCAGTAGGCAGACTTGATTATGATACATCGGGTCTTTTACTTTTAACAAATGATGGCGAACTAGCTTATAGATTAATTCATCCTAAATATGAAGTTGTTAAGACATATATTGCGACAGTTAAAGGTAAACCAATAGAAGAAGAATTAGAAAGGTTTAGGAATGGTTTAGAAATTGATGGACACATTACCTCTGAGGCTGAAATTGAAGTATTAAGCAGTATAAATGATAAAAGCGTAGTAAAGATTCAGATACATGAAGGTAAAAATAGGCAGATAAGAAAGATGTGTGATAAAATTGGGCACCCTGTTACTTCATTAAAAAGAATAGCAATTGGTGATCTTGAACTGGGGACTTTGAAAAAAGGCTGTTGGAGATTTTTAAACGACAAGGAAATAGAATATCTAAAGAAAATCTAA
- a CDS encoding FAD-dependent oxidoreductase translates to MTKVIIVGGGWAGCAAALTAKKAGAEVTVIERTDMLIGLGNVGGIMRNNGRYTAAEENIHLGAGELFEITDNASKHKNVEFPGHKHASLYDVTKVEPEVRKLLRERGINIMLESRVNDIIMEDKKIKGIVIADGNIIEGDIFIETTGSTGPMGNCTRYGNGCAMCILRCPSFGPRISISMRAGVEDILGQRGDGSYGAFSGSCELSKDSLSKEIREKLDREGVAILPVPQEDINLEKLDLKVCQQYSLKEFSENIILLDTGHIKLMTPFYPLEKLRKIEGLERARYEDPYSGGKGNSVRYLSIAPRNNALKVDGVDNLLCAGEKSGLFVGHTEAISTGSLAGHNSVRLSLGMPLLELPRNTAIGDIIAYANEEIKNKEGLKKRYTFAGSIFFDRMKMIGTYIIDTEEIKRKIQRLDLLNIYNERLV, encoded by the coding sequence TTGACTAAAGTAATAATAGTAGGTGGAGGATGGGCTGGCTGTGCAGCTGCTTTGACTGCAAAGAAAGCTGGAGCAGAAGTAACTGTAATCGAGAGAACTGACATGTTAATTGGATTAGGTAACGTTGGAGGAATAATGAGAAATAATGGACGGTATACTGCTGCTGAGGAAAATATCCATTTAGGAGCTGGGGAATTATTTGAAATCACCGATAATGCATCTAAACATAAAAATGTAGAATTTCCTGGGCATAAACACGCATCACTTTATGATGTTACTAAAGTAGAACCAGAGGTAAGGAAGCTGTTAAGAGAAAGAGGAATTAATATAATGCTTGAGAGCAGAGTAAATGATATAATTATGGAAGATAAAAAAATCAAAGGAATAGTAATTGCAGATGGAAATATTATAGAAGGAGATATTTTCATAGAAACCACAGGCTCTACAGGACCTATGGGAAACTGCACTAGATATGGGAATGGCTGTGCTATGTGTATTTTAAGATGTCCTTCTTTCGGACCAAGAATTAGCATAAGTATGCGTGCTGGAGTAGAGGACATTTTAGGTCAACGTGGAGACGGATCCTATGGTGCCTTTAGCGGTTCTTGTGAGCTAAGCAAGGACTCACTTAGCAAGGAAATAAGAGAGAAGCTTGACCGTGAAGGTGTTGCTATATTACCAGTGCCTCAAGAAGATATAAATCTAGAAAAGCTTGACTTAAAAGTGTGTCAGCAATATTCGCTTAAAGAGTTTTCAGAAAATATAATTTTATTAGATACTGGTCATATAAAACTTATGACACCTTTCTATCCTTTAGAAAAGCTAAGAAAAATAGAAGGTCTTGAACGTGCTAGGTATGAGGATCCTTATTCAGGTGGCAAAGGAAATTCAGTCAGATACTTATCAATAGCACCAAGAAACAATGCACTTAAAGTAGATGGAGTCGATAATTTACTATGCGCTGGAGAAAAATCTGGTTTGTTTGTTGGGCATACAGAAGCTATTTCTACAGGAAGTCTAGCAGGCCACAATAGCGTAAGGCTGAGCTTAGGAATGCCATTACTAGAATTACCTAGGAACACAGCAATAGGAGACATCATTGCATATGCTAATGAAGAAATAAAAAATAAAGAGGGCTTAAAGAAAAGATATACATTTGCAGGTTCTATTTTTTTTGATAGAATGAAGATGATAGGCACCTATATAATTGATACTGAGGAAATTAAGAGGAAAATACAAAGGCTGGATTTATTGAATATTTATAATGAGAGACTTGTATAA
- a CDS encoding sulfide/dihydroorotate dehydrogenase-like FAD/NAD-binding protein, with product MKKRQECIDVGSEYCPCYLAETNNCITCSQLQGKKFCDCNWRGVCVYQELLMNGNQIKQQRDYYNSTIEDIKEIGKDSYLLKLKVTRTLARQLKEPGAYVFLRDKRLPQYFDVPMSIMQSDVSNGEITIAFKSVGAKTNSLKKCDENVLVKGPYWNGIYGLRNLKSVKEKTCLVLARGISQAPALLTIEKLVKNKNKVILLLDKGSVGELFINDFIKDMNIDTYEEDLMSEKGKGLIMQLLLNEDISLIYSAGSDLLHMKVISIIDELGIDPYLAVTNNNEICCGEGICGGCTIRLKDGTRAKACKTQIDSRKIIERRVLLD from the coding sequence TTGAAAAAAAGGCAAGAATGTATTGATGTTGGCAGTGAGTATTGTCCATGCTACCTTGCAGAGACAAACAATTGTATAACGTGCTCCCAACTTCAAGGAAAGAAGTTTTGCGATTGTAATTGGAGAGGGGTATGTGTATATCAGGAGCTTTTAATGAATGGGAACCAAATAAAACAACAGAGGGATTACTATAATAGTACTATTGAAGATATAAAGGAGATTGGAAAAGATAGTTATCTTTTGAAGTTAAAAGTAACTAGAACACTTGCCAGACAGCTTAAGGAGCCAGGAGCTTATGTATTTTTAAGGGATAAAAGGCTGCCTCAATATTTTGATGTGCCTATGTCAATAATGCAATCCGATGTTTCAAATGGGGAGATTACTATAGCCTTTAAGTCAGTTGGAGCAAAAACAAATAGCTTAAAAAAATGTGATGAAAATGTTTTAGTAAAGGGACCTTATTGGAATGGAATTTATGGGTTGCGCAATTTAAAAAGTGTTAAGGAAAAAACTTGCTTAGTTCTAGCTAGAGGTATTTCTCAAGCCCCTGCGTTGTTAACTATAGAGAAGCTAGTTAAGAATAAAAATAAAGTCATTTTATTACTTGATAAGGGTAGTGTAGGCGAACTGTTTATAAATGATTTTATAAAAGACATGAATATTGATACATATGAAGAGGACTTAATGAGTGAAAAAGGTAAGGGCTTAATAATGCAATTGTTGCTCAATGAGGATATAAGTCTTATATACAGTGCCGGCTCAGACTTGCTTCATATGAAGGTAATCAGCATAATAGATGAATTAGGAATAGATCCATATCTGGCAGTAACAAATAATAATGAGATATGTTGTGGAGAAGGTATTTGCGGTGGTTGTACTATAAGGCTTAAGGATGGAACAAGGGCCAAAGCATGTAAGACTCAAATTGATTCTAGAAAAATAATTGAGAGGAGGGTATTACTTGACTAA
- a CDS encoding D-alanyl-D-alanine carboxypeptidase family protein gives MKIFKIKKLTVILIMIIIINLLLGFKDPSPSAESAVLIDSKTGRIMYSLNHDLKRPMASTTKIMTALLAIEHGDLDSIVKVKDSAVGVEGSSIYLAKNEEILLKDLIYGLMLRSGNDAAVAIAEHISGSIDKFVILMNEKAKDIGALNTNFVNPHGLHDSNHYSTAYDLAIITREAMKLDFFREVSKTKTWVANREINQHFLNKNDVLWDYKGGDGVKIGYTKAAGRCLVASATRDEMQLIAVVINDGNWFNDCYRMFDFGFENYKPTLLISKGQFLKKIKISNGYKDYFNLLSEDDLIIPLKDEEKEKAKIILNLPDSLSAPIYKGQKLGNIQVFLEGELLHTAEIKSMLEISKPKSKNNFIKFLKSIF, from the coding sequence TTGAAAATATTTAAAATTAAAAAACTTACAGTAATTTTGATTATGATAATTATAATAAATTTATTGCTAGGTTTTAAAGATCCATCGCCTAGTGCAGAAAGTGCAGTTTTAATTGATTCAAAGACAGGAAGGATTATGTATTCTTTGAATCATGATTTAAAAAGGCCTATGGCTAGCACAACAAAGATTATGACTGCATTGTTGGCAATTGAGCATGGCGATTTAGATTCTATAGTCAAGGTTAAAGACAGTGCAGTTGGGGTAGAGGGTTCAAGCATTTATCTTGCCAAAAATGAAGAGATTTTATTAAAAGACTTAATTTATGGCCTAATGCTAAGATCAGGAAATGATGCTGCTGTAGCTATTGCTGAGCATATATCTGGATCAATAGATAAATTTGTTATACTGATGAATGAAAAAGCTAAAGATATTGGTGCTCTCAATACGAATTTTGTAAATCCACATGGACTGCATGACTCAAACCACTATTCGACTGCATATGACCTAGCAATTATCACTAGAGAGGCAATGAAATTAGACTTCTTTAGAGAAGTTTCAAAAACAAAGACTTGGGTTGCAAATAGAGAAATTAATCAGCATTTTTTAAATAAAAACGATGTATTGTGGGACTATAAAGGTGGAGATGGAGTAAAGATAGGTTATACAAAAGCAGCAGGTAGATGTCTAGTAGCTAGTGCTACTAGAGATGAAATGCAGTTGATTGCTGTAGTGATTAACGACGGTAACTGGTTTAATGATTGCTATAGAATGTTCGATTTTGGATTTGAGAATTATAAGCCCACTCTGCTGATAAGTAAAGGGCAATTTCTAAAGAAAATAAAAATATCAAATGGCTATAAGGATTACTTTAATCTTTTGAGCGAAGATGATCTTATTATTCCATTAAAAGATGAAGAAAAAGAGAAAGCTAAAATCATATTAAACCTTCCCGATTCATTAAGTGCACCAATATATAAGGGGCAAAAATTAGGGAATATTCAAGTTTTTCTTGAAGGTGAACTATTGCATACTGCTGAAATAAAATCAATGCTTGAAATCAGCAAGCCTAAGTCTAAGAACAATTTTATAAAGTTTTTAAAGAGTATTTTTTAA